The Streptomyces sp. NBC_00306 sequence GGTGCTGTGCGGTACCGGGGGCGTCGATGCGATACGAGGGTCAGCCGCGGAGCTGCTCGTACGCCGACAGCGTGAGGAAGTCCTCGTAGTCCTCGTCCAGCGCCACCCTCAGCAGCAGGTCGTGCGCCTGCTGCCAGTTGCCGGACTCGAAGGCCTCGTCGCCCAACTCGGAGCGGATCGCGGCCAGTTCCTCCGCCGCGACCTTGCGTGCCAGTTCCGGCGTGGCTCGCTCGCCGTTCTCGAAGACCACGCCCGCGTTGATCCACTGCCAGATCTGCGAGCGGGAGATCTCGGCGGTGGCCGCGTCCTCCATCAGGTTGAAGATGGCGACCGCGCCCAGGCCCCGCAGCCAGGCCTCGATGTAGCGGATGCCGACCTGGACGGCGTTGCGCAGGCCGTCGTACGTCGGCTTGGCGTCGAGGGAGTCGATCGCGATCAGGTCGCCGGGAGCCACCGAGACGTCCTCGCGCAGCCGGTCCTTCTGGTTGGGCTTGGTGCCCAGGACCGCGTCGAAGGAGGCCATCGCGATCGGGACCAGGTCCGGGTGCGCGACCCAGGAGCCGTCGAAGCCGTCGCCCGCCTCGCGGTCCTTGTCGGCCTTGACCTTCTCGAAGGCGACCTTGTTGACCTCGGCGTCACGCCGGGACGGGATGAACGCCGCCATGCCGCCGATGGCGTGCGCGCCGCGCTTGTGGCAGGTGCGGACGAGCAGTTCGGTGTACGCGCGCATGAACGGCGCCGTCATCGTCACCGCATTGCGGTCCGGCAGCACGAACTTCTCGCCGCCGTCCCGGAAGTTCTTGACGATCGAGAAGAGGTAGTCCCAGCGGCCCGCGTTCAACCCCGCGGCGTGGTCACGCAGTTCGTAGAGGATCTCCTCCATCTCGTACGCGGCGGTGATCGTCTCGATCAGGACGGTCGCGCGGACGGTGCCCTGCGGGACGCCGACGTAGTCCTGGGCGAAGACGAAGATGTCGTTCCAGAGGCGGGCCTCCAGGTGCGACTCCGTCTTCGGCAGATAGAAGTACGGACCCTTGCCGAGGTCGATCAGCCGCTTGGCGTTGTGGAAGAAGTAGAGGCCGAAGTCGACCAGCGCGCCGGGGACCGGGCGGCTGTCGAGCTGGAGGTGGCGTTCGTCGAGGTGCCAGCCGCGGGGGCGCATCACGACGGTCGCGAGCTCGCCGGCGGGCTTCAGGGCGTACGACTTCCCGGACTTCGGGTCGGTGAAGTCGATACGGCGCTCGTAGGCGTCGATCAGATTGAGCTGGCCGAGGACCACGTTCTCCCACGTGGGGGCCGAAGCGTCCTCGAAGTCGGCGAGCCATACCTTGGCGCCCGAGTTGAGGGCGTTGATGGTCATCTTGCGGTCGGTCGGACCGGTGATCTCCACGCGGCGGTCGTTCAGTGCCGCGGGTGCCGGGGCGACCTTCCAGGAGTCGTCCGCGCGGATGGCGGCCGTGTCCGGGAGGAAGTCCAGCGTGGAGGTGCGGGCGATCTCGGCGCGGCGTTCGCCGCGGCGGGCGAGCAGTTCGTCACGCCGGGGCGTGAACCGCCGGTGCAGCTCGGCCACGAAGGTGAGTGCCGCGTCCGTGAGGACCTCTTCCTGCCGGGGCAGGGGCTCGGCTTCGACGATGGCCAGCGGGGACGGCGCTGGTGCGGACATGAGCTGTCACTTCCTTCAGCGGGCGATGCCTGACGGCCGCCGGGCGCAGGGGTACGGCACTCGGTGCCGCAAGAGCCGAGATGCGGTCGCGGGCGCTTGTGTGGTGTCGGGCGCTTCTGACCAGTGGATAGTAGTTTCCTCATGGTGGAAGTTCAATGGTTTGTTGATATCGAGATTCTCCGGGTC is a genomic window containing:
- the aceB gene encoding malate synthase A — protein: MSAPAPSPLAIVEAEPLPRQEEVLTDAALTFVAELHRRFTPRRDELLARRGERRAEIARTSTLDFLPDTAAIRADDSWKVAPAPAALNDRRVEITGPTDRKMTINALNSGAKVWLADFEDASAPTWENVVLGQLNLIDAYERRIDFTDPKSGKSYALKPAGELATVVMRPRGWHLDERHLQLDSRPVPGALVDFGLYFFHNAKRLIDLGKGPYFYLPKTESHLEARLWNDIFVFAQDYVGVPQGTVRATVLIETITAAYEMEEILYELRDHAAGLNAGRWDYLFSIVKNFRDGGEKFVLPDRNAVTMTAPFMRAYTELLVRTCHKRGAHAIGGMAAFIPSRRDAEVNKVAFEKVKADKDREAGDGFDGSWVAHPDLVPIAMASFDAVLGTKPNQKDRLREDVSVAPGDLIAIDSLDAKPTYDGLRNAVQVGIRYIEAWLRGLGAVAIFNLMEDAATAEISRSQIWQWINAGVVFENGERATPELARKVAAEELAAIRSELGDEAFESGNWQQAHDLLLRVALDEDYEDFLTLSAYEQLRG